Proteins from a single region of Acidovorax sp. NCPPB 3576:
- the sctN gene encoding type III secretion system ATPase SctN: MLEVSGLPDWMEREIASATIVRRSGKVVEVIGTLMRVTGLDAKLGELCHVLDESGGLLQAAEVIGFANGQSILSPFGSILGVRGGSAVVGLGEVLSVPVGPKLLGRVIDSLGQPIDGKGPLDCLERRPVFALPPTPMEREMIEHPLPTGVKAIDALLTLGEGQRMGIFAPAGVGKSTLMGMLARGTECDISVIALIGERGREVREFVEFILGEEGMARSVVVCATSDRSSSERAKAAHVATAVAEYYRDQGLKVLLMMDSLTRFARAQREIGLAAGEPPARRGFPPSVFAEIPRLLERAGMGAVGSITALYTILYEDESGGDPISEEVRGILDGHMILSRKIAARNQYPAIDVLGSLSRVMSQIVPKDHQQAGGHFRRLMAKYDEIEPLVQMGEYKPGNDALADEAMQKMPQILEFLNQATSDLWDFDRSVGTLAQVANG, from the coding sequence ATGCTTGAAGTCTCCGGACTGCCCGATTGGATGGAGCGGGAAATTGCCTCTGCGACGATCGTTCGCCGCAGCGGCAAGGTCGTTGAGGTGATCGGCACCCTGATGCGCGTGACCGGCCTGGATGCCAAGCTCGGAGAGCTGTGCCATGTGCTCGACGAAAGCGGTGGCCTGCTGCAGGCCGCCGAGGTGATCGGCTTTGCCAACGGCCAGAGCATTCTGTCGCCGTTCGGATCGATCCTCGGCGTGCGGGGCGGCTCGGCCGTGGTCGGACTGGGCGAGGTGCTCTCCGTTCCCGTGGGGCCGAAGCTGCTGGGCCGGGTGATCGACAGCCTGGGCCAACCCATCGACGGCAAGGGCCCGCTCGACTGCCTGGAGCGGCGCCCGGTATTTGCCCTTCCGCCCACGCCGATGGAGCGGGAAATGATCGAGCACCCCCTGCCCACCGGAGTGAAGGCCATCGATGCCCTGCTCACCCTGGGCGAAGGCCAGCGCATGGGCATCTTCGCCCCTGCCGGCGTCGGCAAGAGCACCTTGATGGGCATGCTCGCCCGTGGCACGGAGTGCGACATCAGCGTGATCGCACTCATCGGCGAACGGGGCCGCGAAGTACGGGAATTCGTCGAGTTCATTCTGGGCGAGGAGGGCATGGCGCGGTCCGTGGTGGTCTGCGCAACCTCCGACCGGTCATCCAGCGAGCGCGCCAAGGCGGCCCACGTGGCCACCGCCGTGGCCGAGTACTACCGCGACCAGGGCCTGAAAGTGCTTTTGATGATGGACTCGCTCACCCGCTTCGCCCGCGCGCAGCGCGAGATCGGCCTGGCGGCAGGCGAGCCTCCGGCGCGGCGCGGTTTTCCGCCCTCGGTATTCGCCGAGATTCCCCGCCTGCTGGAGCGGGCCGGCATGGGCGCGGTGGGCTCGATCACGGCGCTCTACACCATTCTTTACGAAGACGAGAGCGGGGGCGATCCGATCTCCGAAGAGGTGCGAGGCATTCTGGACGGCCACATGATCCTGTCGCGCAAGATCGCGGCCCGCAACCAATACCCGGCCATCGACGTGCTGGGCAGCCTGAGCCGCGTGATGTCGCAGATCGTGCCCAAGGACCATCAGCAAGCAGGTGGCCACTTTCGCCGTCTCATGGCGAAATACGACGAGATCGAGCCACTGGTGCAGATGGGCGAATACAAACCCGGCAACGACGCGCTCGCCGACGAGGCCATGCAGAAGATGCCTCAGATTCTGGAGTTCTTGAACCAGGCCACGTCGGATCTCTGGGATTTCGACCGATCGGTGGGCACCCTGGCTCAGGTGGCCAACGGTTGA
- a CDS encoding type III secretion protein HrpB4 translates to MTRARQLASLAQALQQRLEALHDGMDPSWRAPLGLAQSSQDWDQGAVGQRMSIALYERSCGPLPPLPSLDHPAGRLALMDRQQMLSRLCALALMGRPGVLRCCVERSSRAALQQCLGPAYGALRGIQEGTPVPSEVAAWSPLAWAWVGYRELVREGMWPDRGLRRLARLSLPLSRQEEPRARNVPAALTPAQARLERLESLFESAPC, encoded by the coding sequence ATGACCCGGGCTCGTCAGCTGGCGTCGCTGGCGCAGGCACTCCAGCAGCGGCTCGAAGCGCTGCACGATGGCATGGACCCGAGCTGGCGTGCCCCGCTCGGTCTGGCGCAGTCGTCCCAGGACTGGGACCAGGGGGCCGTGGGGCAGCGAATGTCCATCGCACTGTATGAACGCAGCTGCGGCCCCCTGCCCCCGCTGCCCTCGCTGGACCACCCTGCCGGGCGGCTCGCTCTGATGGACCGGCAGCAAATGCTGTCGCGGCTGTGCGCGCTCGCCCTGATGGGGCGGCCGGGCGTGTTGCGCTGCTGCGTCGAACGCAGCTCGCGGGCCGCGTTGCAACAATGCCTGGGCCCGGCCTACGGTGCGCTGCGCGGCATCCAGGAAGGCACACCCGTTCCCAGTGAAGTGGCGGCCTGGTCGCCCCTCGCCTGGGCCTGGGTCGGCTACCGCGAACTGGTGCGAGAAGGCATGTGGCCCGATCGGGGACTGCGCCGGCTGGCCCGGTTGTCCCTGCCCCTGTCGCGCCAGGAGGAACCCCGCGCCCGGAACGTGCCGGCGGCACTCACTCCGGCCCAAGCCCGCCTGGAGCGGCTCGAATCACTGTTCGAAAGTGCCCCATGCTGA
- a CDS encoding type III secretion protein produces MDPIGSIGAASSSLIVEQASGPSMNLSAVAEKFARMMKESPPLSSVEAESPSTLGKMLINQDESIRKEMQDTAALMQAAIQQPPGVDLTAYQVTLMYQFAGTHFQVQAMSSLAQTAKTGLQTLMRNQ; encoded by the coding sequence ATGGACCCCATCGGCAGCATTGGCGCGGCATCCAGCTCCCTCATCGTCGAGCAGGCTTCCGGCCCCTCGATGAACCTGAGCGCCGTCGCGGAGAAATTCGCCCGCATGATGAAGGAGTCGCCCCCGCTGTCCTCCGTGGAAGCCGAAAGCCCCTCCACCCTGGGCAAGATGCTGATCAATCAGGACGAATCCATCCGCAAGGAAATGCAGGACACGGCAGCGCTCATGCAGGCAGCGATCCAGCAGCCGCCCGGCGTGGACCTGACGGCATACCAGGTCACTCTGATGTACCAGTTCGCCGGCACCCACTTCCAGGTCCAGGCGATGAGCAGCCTCGCACAAACCGCTAAAACCGGCCTGCAGACGCTCATGCGCAACCAATAA
- a CDS encoding secretion protein, with amino-acid sequence MTSTRYLVSAEDAADIQLTDWTSDAMLIEAGENGMIQFALSPQGTAQTWLPMEDFVPHRLGDIVLCTGPGNAAWPASVDLIARLSQAPVVVPQRRKVSPVVLSAVVGTALMTAALSAAVMPLSPTKRERPATDAAAREPQPKEPLLVRVQRTLATAPISGLEVIAQADGVVVRGLLAEASDADTVRQLLAPFKAERIVHAYATSNEVEQSIADAIARPGIRVHHLGEGRFNVTGDTQNLSALKDSATRIASDLAPLVKRIEVSAAELPPTGVKRMSALMNTGDLQYVQTRDGVKHLSPPNAESLAANDWSVSR; translated from the coding sequence TTGACCTCAACGCGCTACCTGGTCAGCGCGGAAGACGCAGCAGATATCCAGCTTACCGACTGGACTTCGGATGCGATGTTGATCGAAGCGGGAGAGAACGGAATGATTCAGTTCGCGCTGTCACCACAAGGCACTGCCCAGACTTGGCTGCCCATGGAAGACTTCGTTCCCCATCGCCTGGGCGACATCGTGCTGTGTACCGGCCCCGGCAACGCCGCCTGGCCCGCCAGTGTCGATCTGATCGCACGCCTCAGCCAGGCCCCCGTGGTTGTGCCCCAGCGCCGCAAGGTATCGCCGGTAGTCCTGTCCGCCGTGGTGGGAACCGCGCTCATGACCGCCGCGCTGAGCGCTGCGGTCATGCCGTTGAGCCCCACCAAACGGGAGCGCCCGGCAACGGACGCCGCAGCCCGCGAGCCCCAGCCGAAAGAGCCGCTGCTGGTACGGGTCCAGCGCACCTTGGCCACGGCACCGATCTCGGGGCTGGAAGTGATTGCGCAGGCCGATGGTGTCGTCGTGCGCGGCTTGCTGGCCGAGGCATCGGACGCCGACACGGTGCGCCAGTTGCTGGCGCCGTTCAAGGCCGAACGCATCGTGCACGCCTACGCCACCAGCAACGAGGTGGAGCAAAGCATCGCAGACGCCATTGCACGTCCAGGCATTCGTGTCCATCACCTGGGCGAAGGCCGCTTCAACGTGACCGGCGACACGCAGAACCTGTCGGCGCTCAAAGACAGCGCCACCCGCATCGCTTCCGACCTGGCACCGCTGGTCAAACGGATCGAAGTGAGTGCCGCAGAGCTGCCCCCCACGGGCGTCAAGCGCATGAGCGCGCTGATGAACACAGGGGATCTGCAGTACGTACAGACACGCGACGGCGTAAAGCACCTTTCGCCGCCGAATGCAGAAAGCCTGGCCGCCAACGACTGGTCGGTTTCCCGTTAA
- the sctL gene encoding type III secretion system stator protein SctL, producing MLIWSNPGGAHLRTDTGILRAHEIPTVTGVLGLLESVRKECAAIREEAQAQAQQSAEEAEHSAQALLQQAREEADALVDEARREAAAERELGYAHGEREAAARWHGRFEQLKATHEAAWHAMDTKLAGVVALAVERIVQSESREALFRRALLTVKDALRQAATASLRVHPDEADAARTAIASAVRGPNEPEVRVETDASLALGTCIFESDIGRLDTSLGVQLAGVRSALERATRLAMANASPDTNVPPDPEEIAFESLQEDPPTPTPETPDWLQATEEVEEVEEAEETEETPKFEEAEEASASEDPLGEEDPAPYPALAPEATPSAQAAYASSDWLSSAEPLDGDATDWIETLDPMNLTADDGDDEEEKHHA from the coding sequence ATGCTGATCTGGTCCAACCCGGGTGGCGCTCATCTGCGCACCGATACCGGTATTCTCCGGGCGCATGAAATTCCCACGGTGACCGGCGTACTGGGGCTGCTGGAGAGCGTACGCAAGGAATGCGCCGCCATCCGCGAGGAAGCGCAGGCGCAGGCGCAGCAAAGCGCCGAAGAAGCCGAACACTCGGCACAGGCGTTGCTGCAGCAGGCGCGGGAAGAGGCCGATGCCCTGGTGGACGAAGCCCGCCGCGAGGCCGCTGCCGAACGGGAATTGGGCTATGCCCACGGCGAACGTGAAGCCGCCGCACGGTGGCACGGACGCTTCGAGCAACTCAAGGCCACGCATGAAGCCGCCTGGCACGCCATGGACACCAAGCTGGCCGGCGTGGTCGCGCTGGCCGTCGAGCGCATCGTGCAATCCGAATCGCGTGAAGCCCTTTTTCGGCGTGCCCTCCTGACCGTGAAGGATGCGCTGCGCCAGGCAGCAACGGCCAGCCTGCGCGTGCATCCCGACGAAGCCGACGCGGCGCGCACGGCAATCGCATCCGCCGTGCGTGGGCCGAACGAGCCCGAGGTGCGTGTCGAAACCGACGCGTCCCTCGCGCTGGGTACCTGCATCTTCGAGTCCGACATCGGCCGGCTCGACACCAGCCTGGGCGTTCAGCTTGCCGGGGTGCGCTCGGCACTGGAGCGGGCCACCCGATTGGCGATGGCCAATGCTTCGCCGGACACGAACGTGCCGCCCGACCCCGAAGAGATCGCGTTCGAGTCTTTGCAGGAAGACCCACCGACGCCGACCCCGGAAACACCGGATTGGCTGCAGGCGACCGAAGAAGTCGAAGAAGTCGAAGAGGCCGAAGAGACTGAGGAAACCCCAAAGTTTGAAGAGGCCGAAGAGGCTTCTGCATCTGAAGATCCGCTGGGGGAAGAGGATCCTGCGCCCTACCCGGCCCTGGCGCCGGAAGCAACGCCCTCCGCCCAGGCGGCATACGCCTCCTCCGACTGGCTCTCCTCGGCCGAGCCTTTGGATGGCGATGCAACGGACTGGATCGAAACCCTGGACCCGATGAACCTGACCGCCGACGACGGCGATGACGAAGAGGAAAAGCACCATGCTTGA
- the sctJ gene encoding type III secretion system inner membrane ring lipoprotein SctJ, whose translation MAQSLCSRAATYRQFARRALIPLLLLLALTGCKTDLYTKQTENDANDMVAALLESGVQVNKATTDAGKTWNVQVAQDDVVRSLTVLRSYGLPRERHVTLGEMFKKEGLISTPTEERVRFIYGVAQQLEATLSQIDGVVTARVHIVLPNNDPLASAVKPASASVFIKYRESANLAGLVAGIKNMVARSVEGLSYENVTVTLVPGMPLSPAVLKEESNTPLWIGLGAALFLLLTAGGWLAWKRPAWLPEPLRRKATNASQPAADAAKANLPATTAAGASA comes from the coding sequence ATGGCGCAATCCCTCTGCTCCCGCGCAGCGACATATCGCCAGTTCGCGCGCCGCGCTCTGATCCCGTTGCTGCTCTTGCTGGCCCTGACCGGCTGCAAGACGGACCTCTATACCAAGCAGACGGAAAACGACGCCAACGACATGGTGGCCGCCCTGCTGGAAAGCGGCGTTCAGGTCAACAAGGCCACCACGGATGCCGGCAAGACGTGGAACGTTCAGGTCGCCCAGGACGACGTGGTGCGCTCGCTGACGGTGTTGCGCTCCTACGGCCTGCCCCGCGAGCGCCACGTCACGCTCGGCGAAATGTTCAAGAAGGAGGGCCTCATCTCCACGCCGACCGAAGAGCGGGTGCGCTTCATCTATGGCGTGGCCCAGCAGTTGGAGGCCACGCTGTCGCAGATCGACGGCGTCGTTACCGCCCGGGTGCACATCGTGCTGCCCAACAACGATCCGCTCGCCTCCGCCGTCAAGCCCGCCAGCGCCTCGGTCTTCATCAAATACCGCGAGAGCGCGAACCTGGCAGGCCTGGTGGCAGGCATCAAGAACATGGTGGCGCGCAGCGTGGAAGGGCTGTCTTACGAGAACGTGACCGTCACGCTCGTGCCTGGCATGCCGTTGAGCCCCGCCGTGCTCAAGGAAGAGTCGAACACCCCGCTTTGGATCGGTCTCGGCGCCGCGCTGTTCCTGCTCCTGACGGCAGGCGGATGGCTCGCCTGGAAGCGTCCCGCCTGGCTGCCGGAGCCGCTGCGGCGCAAGGCGACCAACGCCTCGCAGCCCGCTGCGGATGCAGCCAAGGCCAACCTCCCGGCCACGACAGCCGCAGGAGCTTCGGCATGA
- a CDS encoding metal-dependent hydrolase, giving the protein MFRTRFFDALSLLLPSGEAFVIDAISDALQAHGGQGLPSPALREEALRFVREEAAHQRAHRRYNERLAQSGVPVAALEGRVAAAVQELAGLPLPTRLALAEAFEHLTALLSAQVLEGTAWLQGNGREARMWRWHCEEEVGHRHVASDVARALGVGHARRIACLALAALYLGIDLSRLLAGLLWRDILSGQVRPLGLLGQAARFALRTAPGVGRIAIASLACLFPRRPA; this is encoded by the coding sequence ATGTTCCGCACGCGGTTCTTCGATGCGCTGTCGCTTTTGCTGCCTTCCGGCGAGGCTTTCGTGATCGATGCCATCTCCGATGCGCTGCAGGCCCACGGCGGGCAAGGCCTCCCGTCCCCAGCGCTGCGCGAGGAAGCCCTGCGCTTTGTGAGGGAGGAAGCCGCGCACCAGCGGGCGCACCGTCGCTACAACGAGCGGTTGGCGCAGTCGGGCGTTCCGGTGGCGGCGCTGGAGGGCCGGGTGGCAGCCGCAGTCCAGGAACTGGCGGGGTTGCCGCTGCCCACCCGCCTGGCGCTGGCCGAGGCGTTCGAGCACCTGACCGCGCTGCTGTCGGCCCAGGTCCTTGAAGGAACGGCTTGGCTGCAGGGCAATGGCCGCGAAGCGCGGATGTGGCGCTGGCATTGCGAGGAAGAGGTCGGGCATCGCCATGTTGCCTCCGACGTGGCGCGCGCCCTCGGCGTGGGACATGCCCGGCGCATCGCGTGCCTGGCGCTGGCGGCGCTGTACCTCGGTATCGATCTGTCGCGCTTGCTGGCGGGGCTTTTGTGGCGGGACATCCTGAGTGGGCAGGTTCGCCCGTTGGGCCTGCTTGGGCAAGCCGCGCGGTTCGCGTTGCGCACGGCCCCCGGCGTGGGCCGCATCGCCATCGCATCGCTGGCCTGCCTTTTCCCCCGCCGCCCGGCTTGA
- a CDS encoding class I SAM-dependent methyltransferase produces MKSPQPAVLDVRSEPYTRGYYRALSPAQMSVALESRGVCGPDLSAPLNCFELGMGFGLPLVAHAACFPHMRFYGNDFNPHHVAYANELAQDAGLSNVEVFEDAFETLLERDLPPMDIISMHGVYSWISPPLRKVVMRFIAERLRPGGVVFVSHNALPGWAAQMPLRELVNLHGLRQVPASATPIERLSQTLDFLDEFAEVNPTYFADDLSVQARLYGLRRLDPHYAAHEYFNPDWHPMHFHQVAAEMAEAGLEFAAPAVLAQQVDAAILPLPTRQLLGGVDDPVLRETLRDFAVNRSFRWDLYTRGAPQASAAKQAQFRLDRTWLLATARSETKESPLSDGAAEYVDGATALRLLDALAEGPATARELARRPELAPLGEDFIVDALMLLENEAQVHPALPAALRESARESVQRFNTAVMQRSADDGLNYLSCAASGQAMGWSPLAMAQIRAASQGAQTADDMVQAMRAQFEGDGDGQMPAERLAHSARCFFASRAPVLRHLGLL; encoded by the coding sequence ATGAAATCACCCCAGCCCGCCGTGCTCGACGTGCGCAGCGAACCCTATACCCGTGGCTACTACCGCGCCCTGTCGCCCGCACAGATGAGCGTGGCCCTCGAATCCCGCGGTGTGTGTGGTCCCGATCTGTCGGCCCCCCTCAATTGCTTCGAACTGGGCATGGGGTTCGGCCTGCCGCTGGTAGCGCATGCCGCGTGCTTTCCGCACATGCGCTTTTACGGCAACGACTTCAACCCCCATCACGTCGCCTATGCGAACGAATTGGCCCAGGACGCAGGCCTGTCGAACGTGGAGGTGTTCGAGGACGCCTTCGAGACCTTGCTCGAGCGTGACCTGCCCCCCATGGACATCATCTCCATGCACGGCGTGTATTCCTGGATCTCGCCGCCGCTGCGCAAGGTGGTGATGCGCTTCATCGCCGAGCGGCTGCGCCCGGGAGGCGTGGTCTTCGTGAGCCACAACGCGCTGCCCGGCTGGGCTGCCCAGATGCCGCTGCGCGAACTGGTGAATCTGCATGGGCTGCGCCAGGTCCCGGCCAGCGCGACGCCGATCGAGCGCCTGTCGCAAACGCTGGATTTCCTCGACGAGTTCGCCGAGGTGAACCCTACCTATTTCGCCGACGACCTTTCCGTGCAGGCGCGCCTGTATGGACTGCGGCGGCTCGATCCGCACTACGCCGCGCACGAGTATTTCAACCCCGACTGGCACCCCATGCACTTCCACCAGGTCGCTGCCGAGATGGCCGAGGCGGGCCTGGAGTTCGCTGCGCCTGCCGTGCTGGCCCAGCAGGTGGATGCCGCGATCCTGCCCTTGCCCACACGGCAGTTGCTGGGCGGAGTCGATGACCCGGTGCTACGCGAGACCCTGCGAGACTTTGCCGTCAACCGGTCCTTCCGCTGGGATCTCTACACCCGTGGGGCGCCCCAGGCCAGCGCGGCGAAGCAAGCGCAGTTCCGCCTGGACAGGACGTGGCTCCTTGCCACCGCGCGCAGCGAAACCAAGGAGAGCCCGCTGTCCGATGGCGCGGCCGAGTATGTGGATGGCGCCACCGCCCTGCGCCTGCTGGACGCGTTGGCGGAAGGCCCCGCCACCGCCCGCGAACTGGCCCGCCGGCCCGAACTGGCGCCGCTGGGAGAAGATTTCATCGTGGATGCATTGATGCTGCTGGAAAACGAAGCACAAGTGCACCCCGCATTGCCGGCCGCCCTGCGCGAGAGCGCACGGGAATCGGTGCAGCGCTTCAACACGGCGGTCATGCAGCGGTCCGCCGACGACGGACTGAATTACCTGTCCTGCGCCGCCAGCGGCCAGGCCATGGGCTGGTCGCCGCTCGCCATGGCGCAGATCCGCGCCGCCTCTCAGGGCGCGCAGACCGCGGACGACATGGTCCAGGCGATGCGCGCTCAGTTCGAGGGCGATGGCGACGGCCAGATGCCGGCTGAACGCCTGGCCCACAGCGCCCGCTGCTTCTTTGCCAGCCGTGCCCCGGTGCTGCGCCACCTGGGCTTGCTGTGA
- a CDS encoding HrpB1 family type III secretion system apparatus protein — translation MNPKFERKEFVTALIKLVYRTIGQGMNDEASDILAGIRTLRPKVAELDMIDGWISFRRGAYRECIQLVRSLESHPEQWDSAKAMIANCQYMLGDRGWEMTLNELEQGNAGPDALELVSGLVVNRAKAAGTFEETTEPTKPAEAASASVFQMPFMFMRA, via the coding sequence ATGAATCCGAAATTTGAGCGCAAGGAATTCGTCACTGCGCTGATCAAACTGGTCTACCGGACCATAGGCCAGGGCATGAACGACGAGGCATCGGACATTCTTGCCGGCATCCGCACACTGCGGCCCAAGGTGGCTGAGCTGGACATGATCGATGGCTGGATTTCCTTCCGTCGCGGTGCCTACCGCGAGTGCATCCAGCTCGTGCGCAGCCTGGAAAGCCACCCGGAACAGTGGGACTCCGCCAAAGCCATGATCGCCAACTGCCAGTACATGCTGGGCGATCGCGGCTGGGAAATGACCTTGAATGAGCTGGAACAAGGCAACGCAGGCCCGGACGCGCTGGAGTTGGTCAGCGGCCTGGTCGTCAACCGGGCCAAGGCCGCCGGCACCTTTGAGGAAACCACCGAGCCGACCAAGCCTGCCGAGGCCGCCAGCGCCTCCGTGTTCCAGATGCCTTTCATGTTCATGCGCGCCTAG
- a CDS encoding lytic transglycosylase domain-containing protein has protein sequence MVRWQRHALVAATALHACGANALVAYDCWVKGPDSDPVRVAFDIAKRYPAIVGQCRAVELPDPPADPVDTDEPVANAAAVASIRVIRAPRAQGAAPSGAVWPTAMVTPRWRHESLWPVIESAATRHSIDPHLVQAVIEVESAYAPNARSPKGALGLMQLMPATAARFGAPSSADLFTPAVNVETGVRYLRFLADKFSGQTELVLAAYNAGEGAVVRHGYKIPPFRETQDYVRKVLDRYPATR, from the coding sequence ATGGTGCGCTGGCAGCGCCACGCGCTGGTCGCTGCGACCGCGCTGCACGCATGCGGCGCCAACGCGCTCGTGGCCTACGACTGCTGGGTGAAGGGCCCGGACTCCGATCCGGTGCGCGTGGCGTTCGACATCGCCAAGCGCTATCCGGCCATCGTCGGGCAATGCCGGGCGGTGGAACTGCCCGACCCGCCAGCCGACCCGGTGGACACGGATGAGCCCGTGGCCAATGCGGCAGCGGTGGCGAGCATACGGGTGATCCGCGCGCCCCGCGCCCAGGGCGCGGCACCTTCCGGCGCAGTCTGGCCCACGGCCATGGTGACGCCGCGGTGGCGCCACGAATCGCTCTGGCCAGTGATCGAGTCAGCGGCCACCCGACACTCCATCGACCCGCACCTGGTCCAGGCCGTGATCGAGGTCGAGTCGGCCTATGCTCCCAATGCGCGCTCGCCCAAAGGCGCGCTGGGACTGATGCAGCTGATGCCCGCCACGGCAGCGCGCTTTGGCGCGCCATCTTCCGCCGATCTGTTCACGCCCGCAGTCAACGTCGAAACCGGGGTGCGCTATCTGCGCTTTCTGGCCGACAAGTTCAGCGGCCAGACCGAGCTGGTCCTGGCCGCCTACAACGCGGGCGAGGGGGCCGTCGTGCGCCATGGCTACAAGATTCCCCCCTTCCGCGAAACGCAGGATTACGTGCGCAAGGTGCTGGACCGCTATCCCGCCACCCGCTGA
- the sctC gene encoding type III secretion system outer membrane ring subunit SctC, whose translation MKSTAPIPRKPSAPPACGMGAVQRDTLAAVLLALTLTGSAFGQPSPNYMKMSHQLGSISGMSSAASPFAAPPADRVQSDAPVATRPVAMPSARATSLSTAQALPLPPSANEMAAWEKGRFVYRAENKRISDVLQDFAASRGTPAIVADGVEGVVNANFDLKPREFLDSISRAYNLLWYHDGSALYFYPGRSMQSRMFRLKGFNREQVADLLQSFDLGDKRYPIRFNEANSTLYASGPPRHLELVSSALEALDAGVTDNNARTARVFSLQFASAGDRAVGNTTVPGVATMLRKLYGEREKEGSSIAPLVRMMDKDNDSTTRKKLGAYIPLPAANQFLPPLPRATNQDASTSAADLRPLTPPAKNSDEENQPRFEADEGTNSVVVFGRADRMAEFETLIRRLDQKPQLIELEATIIEVNSDSVDALGVNWTLRGSDTNISMNLSNSLMPASALGTIVADAGRHLLARVNALQGEGKARVLSKPSVMGVANRTAVMREKRVVTVRVAGNLEANLFQIEAGTLLEMTPQVTRMDGSNNIKLTLYIEDGAFETNVVDQVPIVKKTEIRTEAHVREGESLLIGGITVESEQSQNNAVPGLSKLPLVGGAFRNNERQTQRTERLFLITPRLLNAGSPAPVAFLNEVRKP comes from the coding sequence TTGAAGTCCACCGCCCCCATCCCACGCAAGCCATCCGCCCCTCCGGCCTGCGGCATGGGAGCCGTTCAGCGCGACACCCTCGCCGCCGTGCTGCTCGCCTTGACCCTTACCGGTTCCGCTTTCGGACAGCCCTCGCCGAACTACATGAAGATGTCCCACCAGCTGGGCAGCATCTCCGGCATGTCTTCCGCGGCCAGTCCGTTCGCGGCGCCGCCAGCAGACCGCGTCCAAAGCGATGCGCCCGTGGCCACCCGGCCCGTGGCCATGCCCTCGGCCCGGGCCACGTCGCTGTCCACCGCGCAGGCCCTGCCACTGCCACCCAGCGCCAATGAAATGGCGGCCTGGGAAAAGGGCCGCTTCGTCTATCGGGCAGAAAACAAGCGGATCTCGGACGTGCTGCAGGACTTCGCCGCCAGCCGGGGGACCCCGGCCATCGTGGCCGACGGGGTGGAAGGCGTGGTCAATGCCAATTTCGATCTCAAGCCACGCGAATTCCTCGACAGCATTTCGCGCGCCTACAACCTGCTGTGGTACCACGACGGTTCGGCGCTGTACTTCTATCCGGGCCGTTCCATGCAAAGCCGCATGTTCCGGCTCAAGGGCTTCAACCGGGAACAGGTGGCCGATCTGCTGCAGTCGTTCGATCTGGGCGACAAGCGCTACCCCATCCGTTTCAACGAGGCCAACAGCACGCTGTATGCGTCCGGCCCGCCACGGCACCTGGAGCTGGTGAGTTCCGCGCTCGAAGCACTCGATGCGGGTGTGACCGATAACAACGCCCGCACCGCGCGCGTCTTCTCGCTCCAGTTCGCCTCGGCGGGCGACCGCGCCGTGGGCAACACCACCGTGCCGGGGGTGGCCACCATGCTGCGCAAGCTCTACGGCGAACGCGAAAAGGAAGGCTCCAGCATCGCCCCGCTGGTGCGGATGATGGACAAGGATAACGACAGCACGACGCGCAAGAAGCTCGGTGCGTACATCCCCTTGCCCGCCGCCAATCAGTTCTTGCCACCGCTGCCCCGCGCGACCAACCAGGACGCCAGCACGTCAGCAGCCGACCTGCGCCCACTGACGCCGCCCGCGAAGAACTCCGACGAAGAGAACCAGCCACGCTTCGAAGCCGACGAGGGCACCAACTCCGTCGTGGTCTTCGGGCGCGCCGACCGCATGGCGGAGTTCGAGACCTTGATCCGCCGCCTCGACCAAAAGCCACAGCTCATCGAACTGGAGGCCACCATCATTGAGGTCAACTCCGACAGCGTGGACGCGCTGGGCGTGAACTGGACCCTGCGGGGCAGCGACACCAACATCAGCATGAACCTGTCCAACAGCCTCATGCCGGCCTCCGCCCTGGGCACGATCGTGGCCGATGCAGGCCGCCATCTGCTGGCCCGCGTCAACGCCCTGCAGGGCGAGGGCAAAGCCCGGGTGCTGTCCAAGCCGTCCGTCATGGGTGTTGCCAACCGGACCGCCGTCATGCGCGAAAAACGCGTCGTCACGGTGCGGGTGGCAGGCAACCTGGAGGCCAACCTGTTCCAGATCGAGGCCGGAACGCTGCTAGAGATGACGCCGCAGGTCACCCGCATGGACGGCAGCAACAACATCAAGCTCACGCTCTACATCGAAGACGGGGCGTTCGAGACCAACGTGGTGGACCAGGTCCCCATCGTGAAGAAAACCGAGATCCGCACCGAAGCCCATGTGCGCGAAGGCGAGAGCCTGCTCATCGGGGGCATCACCGTGGAGTCGGAGCAGTCCCAGAACAACGCGGTTCCCGGGCTTTCCAAGCTGCCGCTCGTGGGCGGGGCATTTCGCAACAACGAGCGCCAGACGCAGCGCACCGAGCGGCTTTTTCTCATCACGCCGCGGCTTCTTAATGCCGGTTCGCCCGCTCCTGTCGCCTTTTTGAATGAGGTTCGCAAGCCATGA